Proteins encoded together in one Lathyrus oleraceus cultivar Zhongwan6 chromosome 5, CAAS_Psat_ZW6_1.0, whole genome shotgun sequence window:
- the LOC127086070 gene encoding receptor-like protein kinase BRI1-like 3 — MKKREKKPTKMSCRFSPSTPTTTSKTTCVIVLLHVFVSFTTLTLTSSTTSTTTFDSTTLLNNFKHSNIISDPKNFLSNWSLSSSPCYWQGIICSNSGEITTVNLTGASLSGNTLNLLTFTSIPSLQHLLLHGNFFSSFNFTVSNSKPCSLITLDISSTNFSGTFPFENLVSCYSLSYMNLSMNLITSSTSKNHSFLGFDNGGFSSLVQLDMSRNMFSDVDFVVHVVTKFESLVFVNFSDNRIYGEFSDSLVPSVNLVTLDLSHNLLFGKLPSKIVGDSVEILDLSSNNFSLGFSEFEFGDCKKLVWLSLSHNVISDFEFPGSLRNCQKMESLDLSRNRFKMKIPGVVLGELRNLKELYLGNNHFNGEIPNELGSVCGSLEILDLSMNKLSGEFPLVFENCSSLKILNLTKNYLYGDFLDTVVRKLSNLRYLSVSFNNITGNVPLSIVANCTQLQVLDLSANGFTGNVHSIFCPSKLEKLLIADNYLSGNVPAKLGECKSLRTIDFSFNNLSGSIPLEVWFLPNLSDLIMWANSLTGEIPGGICVNGGNLETLILNNNFISGSIPKSIASCTNMIWVSLANNRITGEIPVGIGNLNELAILQLGNNLLVGNIPPDIGMCKRLIWLDLTSNNLTGPIPSELTNQAGLVVPGRVSGKQFVFVRNEGGTNCRGAGGLVEFEGIRVERLENLPMVHSCPLTRIYSGYTVYTFTNNGSMIYLDLSYNFLSGTIPGSFGTMSYLQVLNLGHNRLDGKIPETFGLLKAIGVLDLSHNSLQGFIPGSLQSLSFLSDFDVSNNNLVGQIPSGGQLTTFPASRYENNSDLCGVPLPLCSASNHSVAYNSRKKKTQSIAVLGVISVLFFLLFIVVVLLALYRVRKVRKKDELREKYMESLPTSGTNSWKLSGFREPLSINVATFEKPLRKLTFAHLLEATNGFSSESLIGSGGFGEVYKAKMKDGSVVAIKKLIHVTGQGDREFMAEMETIGKIKHRNLVPLLGYCKVGDERLLVYEYMKYGSLETVLHERTKNSKLAWETRKNIALGSARGLAFLHHSCIPHIIHRDMKSSNILLDENFEARVSDFGMARLVNALDTHLTVSTLAGTPGYVPPEYYQSFRCTAKGDVYSYGVILLELLSGKRPINSSEFGDDNNLVGWSKKLYRERRVSEILDPDLISQTSSEGEALQYLRIAFECLEERPYRRPTMIQVMAMFKELQAVDTDDDDSVVDGFSMKDNVIDEA, encoded by the coding sequence atgaaaaaaagagaaaaaaaaccAACAAAAATGTCATGTAGATTTTCACCATCAACACCAACAACAACATCAAAAACAACATGTGTTATTGTTCTTCTTCATGTGTTTGTTTCATTCACCACACTAACCTtaacatcatcaacaacatcaacaacaacgTTTGATTCAACAACGTTGTTAAACAATTTCAAACACTCCAACATCATTTCTGACCCAAAAAACTTCCTATCAAATTGGTCACTTTCATCTTCCCCTTGTTACTGGCAAGGTATCATTTGTTCTAACTCCGGCGAAATCACCACCGTTAACCTCACCGGAGCTTCACTTTCCGGCAACACTCTCAACCTTTTGACCTTCACTTCAATACCTTCTTTACAACACCTTCTCTTACATGGAAACTTTTTCAGCTCTTTTAACTTCACTGTTTCAAATTCAAAGCCTTGTTCTCTTATCACTCTTGATATTTCTTCAACCAATTTCTCAGGAACTTTCCCTTTTGAAAATCTTGTTTCTTGTTATAGTCTTAGTTACATGAACTTGTCTATGAATTTGATAACTTCATCAACATCAAAAAATCATAGCTTTTTAGGGTTTGATAATGGTGGTTTTTCTTCTTTGGTTCAACTTGATATGTCTAGAAACATGTTTTCTGATGTTGATTTTGTTGTGCATGTTGTTACAAAGTTTGAAAGTTTGGTTTTTGTTAATTTCTCTGATAACAGAATCTATGGTGAATTCAGTGATTCTCTTGTTCCTTCTGTGAATTTGGTAACTTTGGATTTGTCTCATAATTTGTTGTTTGGGAAATTACCCTCTAAGATTGTTGGTGATAGCGTTGAAATTTTGGATCTTTCAAGCAACAATTTTTCTTTAGGGTTTTCTGAGTTTGAATTTGGGGATTGTAAGAAGCTTGTTTGGTTGAGTTTATCTCACAATGTGATATCTGATTTTGAGTTTCCTGGAAGTTTGAGAAATTGTCAAAAGATGGAAAGTTTGGATCTTTCTCGAAATCGGTTTAAGATGAAGATTCCCGGTGTTGTTCTTGGCGAGTTGAGGAATTTGAAGGAACTTTATTTAGGGAATAATCATTTTAATGGAGAAATACCTAATGAGCTTGGAAGTGTTTGTGGGAGTTTGGAGATTCTTGATCTTTCTATGAATAAGCTTTCTGGTGAGTTTCCTTTGGTTTTTGAAAATTGTTCATCTTTGAAGATTCTTAACTTAACTAAGAATTATCTCTATGGTGATTTCCTCGACACCGTTGTTCGCAAGCTTTCAAATCTTAGGTATCTGTCAGTGTCGTTCAACAACATAACCGGGAATGTTCCTTTGTCGATTGTTGCAAACTGTACGCAACTTCAAGTTCTTGACTTAAGTGCCAACGGTTTCACCGGCAATGTTCATTCGATATTCTGTCCTTCGAAATTGGAGAAGTTACTTATAGCCGATAATTATCTTTCGGGAAACGTGCCTGCGAAACTGGGTGAATGCAAGAGTTTGAGGACTATTGATTTTAGCTTCAATAATTTGAGTGGTTCAATACCTTTGGAAGTTTGGTTTTTGCCGAATCTTTCTGATTTGATTATGTGGGCTAATAGTCTCACCGGCGAGATTCCGGGGGGAATTTGTGTCAATGGAGGTAACCTCGAGACATTGATTCTTAACAACAATTTCATTTCTGGTTCGATTCCTAAGTCTATTGCGAGTTGTACCAACATGATTTGGGTTTCGCTAGCTAACAACCGCATTACCGGAGAAATACCTGTTGGTATCGGGAATCTGAACGAACTCGCTATTCTCCAATTAGGTAACAATTTACTCGTTGGAAATATTCCTCCCGACATCGGAATGTGCAAGAGATTAATATGGTTGGATTTGACTAGCAATAATCTCACCGGTCCTATTCCGTCCGAGCTCACGAACCAAGCTGGATTGGTTGTTCCCGGGAGAGTTTCCGGTAAACAATTTGTATTTGTGAGAAATGAAGGTGGAACTAATTGCAGAGGCGCCGGAGGACTCGTCGAGTTTGAAGGTATAAGAGTGGAGAGGCTTGAAAATTTACCTATGGTACACTCTTGTCCATTAACAAGAATATATTCTGGTTATACAGTTTATACTTTTACCAACAATGGAAGCATGATATACCTTGATCTTTCCTACAATTTCTTGTCAGGGACTATTCCGGGAAGTTTCGGTACAATGTCCTATTTGCAGGTCTTAAATCTAGGACACAATCGGCTCGATGGAAAAATTCCAGAAACTTTCGGTCTTTTAAAAGCTATTGGAGTTCTTGATTTATCACATAATAGCCTTCAAGGATTCATACCCGGATCATTACAATCTCTATCATTTCTCAGTGATTTCGATGTGTCGAATAATAATCTTGTCGGACAGATTCCTTCTGGAGGTCAGTTGACAACTTTCCCGGCGTCTCGATACGAAAACAACTCGGACCTTTGCGGTGTTCCGTTACCGCTATGCAGTGCTTCAAATCACTCGGTAGCTTATAATTCGAGGAAGAAGAAGACGCAATCTATTGCAGTTTTGGGTGTCATTTCCGTCCTTTTCTTCCTCTTGTTTATCGTTGTGGTTTTATTGGCTTTATACAGAGTTCGAAAGGTGCGGAAGAAGGACGAATTGAGAGAAAAATACATGGAAAGTCTTCCAACTTCTGGTACCAATAGTTGGAAGCTTTCCGGCTTTCGCGAGCCTTTGAGCATCAATGTTGCTACGTTTGAGAAGCCTTTGCGTAAGTTGACGTTCGCACATCTTCTCGAGGCTACAAACGGTTTCAGCTCCGAAAGCTTGATAGGTTCAGGGGGTTTTGGCGAAGTCTATAAAGCTAAGATGAAAGACGGTAGTGTCGTTGCAATCAAGAAACTCATTCATGTCACAGGTCAGGGTGACAGAGAGTTCATGGCCGAAATGGAAACGATCGGGAAGATTAAGCACCGGAACCTTGTTCCGCTTCTTGGTTACTGTAAAGTCGGAGACGAGAGGCTCCTTGTTTACGAGTACATGAAATATGGAAGTCTAGAAACTGTTCTACATGAGAGAACCAAAAACTCAAAGCTTGCTTGGGAAACAAGAAAGAACATCGCACTAGGATCAGCAAGAGGTCTTGCATTTCTTCATCATAGCTGCATACCGCATATTATACATAGAGACATGAAATCCAGCAACATTCTTCTCGACGAAAATTTCGAGGCAAGAGTATCGGATTTCGGTATGGCGAGATTGGTTAACGCCCTCGACACACACCTCACAGTTAGCACGCTTGCAGGAACACCAGGCTATGTACCACCGGAATACTACCAGAGTTTCCGATGCACGGCAAAAGGCGATGTTTATAGTTACGGTGTCATATTACTAGAACTTCTATCAGGTAAGAGACCGATCAACTCATCCGAGTTCGGCGACGATAACAATCTTGTTGGATGGTCAAAGAAGCTTTATAGAGAGAGAAGAGTTAGTGAAATACTTGATCCTGATTTGATTTCGCAAACATCTAGTGAAGGCGAGGCTCTTCAATATTTGAGAATTGCTTTTGAATGTTTGGAGGAAAGACCGTACCGGCGGCCGACGATGATACAAGTGATGGCAATGTTTAAAGAGCTTCAAGCTGTTGACACAGATGATGATGATAGTGTTGTTGATGGTTTCTCTATGAAAGACAATGTGATTGATGAAGCATGA